In one Pseudomonas sp. 31-12 genomic region, the following are encoded:
- a CDS encoding AIPR family protein, which produces MAKNDQILLDGIIDDRMEIKLPSDRRDEVFEYLAFEQILKNYALSKDEIEAGWVDGRNDGGIDGFYIFVNGNFLSEPESFVWPKSGSQLEVWIVTCKHHDTFKQATLDNLVATISELLDLSVASNELQGAYSDLILRARENLKLAYKKLSSKLTEFSFNFAYASRGDTTSIGESILSRAQQIVSLTKNSFSSCAANFVFFGSSELVELYRKKPNYSLDLEFNESLSRGEKYVLLTSLKDYYRFITDDNALRRYLFDSNVRDFMGANRVNEDIKSTLESDEGPDFWSLNNGVTILTTSASIIGKSIRLDDIQIVNGLQTTESIFRYFQSGGVDKENRSVLVKIIVSTEDYVRDAIIRATNNQTVVELASLHATDKIQRDIEEVLERSGYHYERRTNYYKNLGHPPALIVTPLYLASGFVSLILKSPHTARSLKSRFMRSDESYDMVFSQSAPINVWSKIAAILKFIDLNLEGFRPLGTSANERFLKNWRHLVSFIFAARKLNSFDYSAKDLASFDIEKMNGSEVRDVWEFILKNYSLTPSDNIHKKKSFYVEVARLASEEFSIPGFDRVEKLARFGVQKKPPVATPLQQQRIPKVSLEFALRLNDYLPPQPWKPGIHREVCKFFSCSSNDYFDAVGILISEGLRNIQKDGVVYDGDGNVIAFDSERVDPNSLGLLKKFD; this is translated from the coding sequence ATGGCTAAGAATGATCAGATTTTACTTGATGGAATAATAGATGATCGAATGGAGATAAAGCTTCCATCTGATCGGCGAGACGAAGTTTTCGAATATCTAGCATTCGAACAAATTCTGAAAAATTATGCACTGTCCAAAGATGAAATTGAAGCTGGCTGGGTAGACGGTAGAAATGATGGCGGCATTGATGGGTTTTACATATTTGTTAACGGGAACTTTTTATCTGAGCCCGAGAGTTTTGTGTGGCCGAAGTCAGGATCACAATTAGAGGTTTGGATTGTGACGTGCAAACATCACGATACTTTCAAGCAGGCTACTCTTGATAATCTAGTTGCTACTATTTCCGAGTTGCTCGATTTATCTGTGGCGAGCAATGAACTGCAGGGCGCTTATTCTGATCTTATACTGCGGGCTCGGGAAAATTTAAAACTGGCGTATAAAAAGCTTTCCTCAAAATTAACTGAGTTTTCGTTTAATTTTGCCTATGCCTCTAGAGGCGATACGACCTCAATCGGTGAATCAATCCTGTCCAGGGCGCAGCAAATTGTTTCGCTTACAAAGAATTCATTTAGCTCGTGCGCAGCCAATTTTGTGTTTTTTGGAAGTAGTGAACTCGTAGAGCTATATAGAAAAAAGCCAAATTATTCCCTGGATTTGGAGTTTAATGAGTCACTTTCAAGAGGAGAAAAATATGTTTTGCTGACAAGTCTAAAAGATTATTATCGTTTTATAACCGATGATAATGCCCTGCGCAGGTACCTTTTTGATTCCAATGTAAGAGATTTTATGGGGGCAAATAGGGTCAATGAAGATATAAAATCAACGTTGGAAAGTGACGAGGGACCTGACTTTTGGTCTCTCAATAATGGGGTTACAATACTAACAACCTCTGCCAGCATTATTGGTAAATCCATACGGCTGGATGACATACAGATTGTAAATGGACTTCAAACGACGGAGTCTATATTTCGTTATTTTCAATCTGGGGGTGTTGATAAGGAAAATCGTTCAGTTCTCGTTAAAATCATAGTTTCAACTGAGGATTATGTTCGAGACGCAATAATTCGAGCTACAAATAATCAAACTGTAGTAGAGCTAGCATCACTCCATGCCACTGATAAAATACAACGCGACATAGAAGAAGTGTTGGAGAGAAGCGGCTACCACTATGAGAGACGAACTAATTATTACAAAAACCTAGGGCATCCTCCCGCACTAATTGTGACACCTCTATATTTGGCCTCGGGATTTGTTAGTTTGATATTGAAGTCTCCGCATACTGCAAGATCTCTTAAGTCAAGGTTTATGAGGTCAGATGAATCCTATGATATGGTTTTTTCGCAGAGCGCTCCTATAAATGTCTGGTCGAAGATTGCTGCAATATTAAAGTTCATAGATTTAAACTTGGAGGGCTTTCGTCCGTTGGGGACAAGTGCGAACGAACGATTTCTAAAGAACTGGAGGCATTTGGTAAGTTTTATTTTTGCAGCGAGAAAGTTAAACTCTTTTGACTATAGCGCAAAAGATCTTGCAAGTTTTGATATCGAGAAAATGAATGGCTCAGAAGTTAGGGATGTTTGGGAGTTCATACTAAAAAATTATTCACTAACTCCTTCGGATAATATACACAAGAAAAAGAGCTTTTATGTTGAGGTCGCGAGATTGGCGTCGGAGGAATTTAGCATTCCAGGATTCGATCGAGTGGAAAAGCTTGCTCGATTTGGAGTACAGAAAAAGCCACCTGTGGCTACGCCTCTCCAACAACAAAGAATCCCTAAGGTAAGTTTAGAATTCGCGCTTAGACTGAACGATTACTTACCACCTCAGCCTTGGAAGCCTGGTATTCATCGTGAAGTCTGCAAGTTTTTTAGCTGTTCTAGCAATGATTATTTTGACGCGGTAGGTATTTTAATCAGTGAGGGCTTAAGAAATATCCAGAAAGATGGAGTTGTTTACGATGGTGACGGTAACGTTATCGCTTTTGACTCTGAACGAGTAGACCCCAACTCCTTGGGGCTTTTAAAGAAGTTCGATTAA
- a CDS encoding LysR family transcriptional regulator: MEANRLGDIAAFVCAVKAGSFTAAAASLGLTRSAVGKSIVRLESRMGARLLNRTTRKLSLTDEGQVAYERWRQILEDLDEVEATMALRRGRPTGTFKLTAPLSFGQRHILSILDAYLKQWPELRADVWFTDRFVDLVEEGIDIAIRIGTPKDDSQLFTRTVAWQQFATCASPAYLAQRGVPQTPADLVGHDTIALFSGERPTVWRYQTPAGLHLYEQPGRLNIDSSEATREAALAGIGLIHLPTYITGNDLRDGTLVEVLKPYRAPPDPIRVVYTSKRHLSPRVRRFIDLLIERWETGVPWER, translated from the coding sequence ATGGAAGCCAACCGATTGGGTGACATCGCTGCATTTGTCTGCGCCGTAAAGGCTGGAAGCTTTACTGCGGCGGCGGCTTCTCTTGGCCTGACCCGGTCGGCGGTGGGGAAAAGTATAGTTCGCCTGGAAAGCCGGATGGGCGCACGGCTTCTCAATCGCACGACGCGCAAACTGAGTCTGACTGACGAGGGACAGGTCGCCTATGAGCGCTGGCGTCAGATTCTTGAAGACCTGGATGAAGTGGAAGCGACCATGGCCTTGCGTCGTGGGCGGCCCACCGGGACCTTTAAGCTCACGGCACCGCTGTCCTTTGGTCAGCGCCACATTCTGTCGATTCTGGATGCTTATCTGAAGCAGTGGCCTGAACTGCGGGCGGATGTCTGGTTTACCGACCGCTTTGTTGATCTGGTCGAGGAGGGCATCGACATCGCCATACGAATTGGCACGCCCAAAGATGACTCCCAATTATTTACTCGTACCGTGGCTTGGCAGCAATTCGCGACGTGTGCATCGCCTGCTTATCTGGCCCAACGCGGCGTGCCGCAAACGCCCGCTGACCTTGTCGGGCATGACACCATCGCGTTGTTCAGTGGCGAGCGGCCGACCGTCTGGCGTTACCAGACACCTGCCGGCCTTCATCTTTACGAACAGCCGGGGCGACTGAACATCGACAGTTCAGAAGCCACGCGAGAAGCGGCGCTGGCAGGCATCGGCCTGATTCATCTGCCGACCTACATTACGGGTAACGACCTGCGCGATGGCACGTTAGTGGAAGTGTTGAAACCCTATCGCGCACCTCCTGATCCCATCCGAGTCGTCTACACCAGCAAGCGTCACCTGTCCCCCCGCGTTCGCAGGTTTATTGACCTGTTGATCGAGCGTTGGGAAACAGGCGTGCCTTGGGAAAGATAG
- a CDS encoding restriction endonuclease, translated as MSQKRKNSDWYKFQEKIKEHFESLGAIARTNVRTQGARASHDIDILVSPKFFGKEITWIVEAKNWSNNVSKEKVMALLSIVQDIGADRGFIISNKGFQKAALECVRNTNITLANFEEFKESTKDFVNTEVIKHYELRLKLLHARYWAHPKRIRRDYNLRHDICSLSPFSGTTLLGFIEHVIQGIKRKNYPISTDTGLEINIGEKQIHDFHQACNWLNLNLNLLDQQLLKAEMMMMKNGEFRPEYERWASAF; from the coding sequence ATGAGCCAAAAAAGAAAAAACTCCGACTGGTATAAGTTCCAAGAAAAAATCAAAGAACACTTCGAGTCTCTTGGCGCAATTGCACGCACAAACGTGAGAACCCAAGGCGCGCGCGCAAGTCATGATATTGATATATTGGTTAGTCCAAAATTCTTCGGCAAAGAGATAACTTGGATTGTCGAAGCCAAGAACTGGTCTAATAATGTGTCTAAAGAAAAGGTAATGGCCTTGCTTAGCATCGTCCAAGACATAGGTGCTGACAGAGGTTTCATAATTTCAAACAAAGGCTTTCAGAAAGCTGCTCTTGAGTGCGTAAGAAATACCAATATCACCCTAGCAAATTTCGAAGAATTCAAAGAATCTACGAAGGACTTTGTAAATACAGAAGTAATCAAGCATTACGAATTAAGACTTAAACTGCTTCATGCTAGATACTGGGCTCATCCCAAACGCATAAGGCGAGACTATAATTTGCGCCATGACATATGCAGCCTTTCACCTTTTTCCGGCACAACCCTGCTAGGTTTTATCGAACATGTCATTCAAGGCATCAAAAGAAAAAACTATCCTATAAGCACCGACACAGGGCTAGAAATCAACATTGGAGAGAAGCAAATCCACGACTTTCATCAAGCATGCAACTGGCTAAACCTCAATCTAAATCTTCTTGATCAACAACTCTTAAAAGCCGAAATGATGATGATGAAAAATGGCGAGTTCCGTCCAGAATACGAGCGGTGGGCAAGTGCTTTTTAG
- a CDS encoding alkene reductase translates to MSSLFESYDLAGQQLPNRIVMAPMTRARVEGTVPSEDMATYYAQRAGAGLIISESAQVSPQGRGYLYTPGIHSAAQIEGWKRVTDAVHQAGGRMFLQLWHVGRVSHSSLLDGRSPVAPVAMPAGQTLVHAYDSDGKPAQVPVSAPVALDAEGIRQVIADFRLASANAMSAGFDGVEIHAGNGYLFEQFINGVFNTREDRYGGAPIANRLRLLLETVDAVSAQIGSSKVGVRVSPFAHLADLHPFDGEEATWLALAGALSQRQIAYLHASHLGTPDFQKDFRAAYDGTLMVSGGFTLETAQQAIEEGLSDLVVFGRPFIANPDLVNRLRHGWPLAEAGREAYYGGGAHGYIDYPAYSSPVAESA, encoded by the coding sequence ATGTCATCACTTTTCGAATCTTATGACCTTGCGGGTCAGCAGTTGCCCAATCGCATCGTCATGGCGCCGATGACCCGCGCTCGCGTCGAGGGCACCGTGCCCTCTGAAGACATGGCGACCTATTACGCCCAGCGCGCCGGAGCCGGCCTGATCATCAGTGAAAGCGCGCAGGTGTCTCCACAGGGACGCGGCTACCTGTATACCCCGGGGATCCACAGCGCAGCGCAAATTGAAGGCTGGAAGCGCGTGACTGATGCGGTTCATCAAGCCGGGGGACGCATGTTCCTCCAGCTCTGGCATGTGGGGCGCGTCTCGCATTCTTCCTTGTTGGACGGACGCTCACCTGTCGCGCCTGTGGCCATGCCCGCCGGTCAAACGCTGGTGCATGCCTACGACAGCGACGGCAAGCCTGCGCAAGTTCCGGTGAGTGCGCCCGTGGCGTTGGATGCCGAGGGGATCCGGCAGGTCATTGCAGACTTTCGCCTGGCCTCGGCCAATGCAATGTCGGCAGGTTTTGACGGCGTCGAAATTCACGCCGGCAACGGGTATCTGTTTGAACAGTTCATCAACGGCGTCTTCAACACGCGTGAAGACCGTTACGGTGGTGCACCGATCGCGAATCGCCTGCGATTGCTGCTTGAGACGGTCGATGCGGTGAGTGCGCAGATCGGCAGTTCGAAGGTGGGTGTGCGCGTGTCGCCTTTTGCCCACCTGGCGGATCTGCACCCGTTCGATGGCGAAGAGGCCACTTGGCTCGCTCTGGCCGGAGCACTGTCGCAACGCCAGATTGCCTACTTGCATGCGAGCCATCTCGGCACGCCGGACTTTCAAAAAGACTTCCGCGCAGCTTACGACGGCACCTTGATGGTGTCGGGCGGGTTCACCCTTGAAACCGCGCAGCAGGCCATCGAAGAAGGTTTAAGCGACCTGGTGGTTTTTGGCCGGCCGTTTATAGCCAATCCCGATCTGGTCAATCGCTTGCGCCATGGCTGGCCACTGGCCGAAGCGGGAAGGGAGGCTTACTACGGCGGGGGAGCGCATGGCTACATCGATTATCCCGCGTACTCGTCGCCAGTCGCAGAAAGTGCATAG
- a CDS encoding DNA alkylation repair protein, which translates to MTAAEQPAPALKEIFNAERLKHIATEMTAVYPAFNAKAFLKMANDGLADLSIMQRMARVSECLHAVLPLDYDKSLEVLRALAPRLNSGFVSISLPHYVAMYGAHDFERSMEALKYFTAFGSAEFAIRYFLRSDLERSLALMQAWSRDENEHVRRLASEGSRPRLPWSFRLEQIQSDPTLAAAILDNLKADESLYVRKSVANHLNDITKDHPEWVLDLIEGWSLENKHTAWIAKHALRSLIKQGNQRALAIIGASGKAEVEIVGVKVEPAVIRLGEKITLSFAVKSTVAESQRLVIDYAIDYVKANGSTSAKVFKLKALTLAGKATERVSRGQQIKELTTRKHYVGNHAVHILVNGERLASTSFEILA; encoded by the coding sequence ATGACCGCCGCCGAACAACCTGCCCCGGCCCTGAAGGAAATCTTCAACGCCGAACGCCTCAAACACATCGCAACTGAAATGACGGCGGTCTACCCGGCATTCAACGCCAAAGCCTTCCTGAAAATGGCCAACGACGGCCTCGCCGACCTGTCGATCATGCAGCGCATGGCCCGCGTCAGCGAATGCCTGCACGCCGTGCTGCCGCTGGACTACGACAAATCCCTCGAAGTGCTGCGCGCCCTCGCCCCGCGCCTGAACAGCGGGTTTGTCAGCATCTCCCTGCCGCATTACGTGGCGATGTATGGCGCGCATGATTTCGAGCGCTCGATGGAAGCGCTCAAATACTTCACCGCGTTTGGCTCTGCGGAATTTGCGATTCGGTATTTTCTGCGCAGCGATCTGGAGCGGTCGTTGGCGCTGATGCAGGCATGGTCTCGGGATGAGAATGAGCATGTTCGGCGTCTGGCCAGCGAAGGCAGTCGACCGCGCTTGCCGTGGTCGTTTCGGTTGGAGCAGATTCAGAGTGATCCTACGTTGGCGGCGGCGATTCTCGACAACCTCAAGGCGGATGAAAGCCTTTACGTGCGCAAGTCGGTAGCCAATCACCTGAATGACATTACCAAGGACCATCCGGAGTGGGTGCTGGACTTGATTGAGGGGTGGTCGCTGGAGAACAAGCACACCGCGTGGATTGCTAAGCATGCGCTGCGCAGCTTGATCAAGCAGGGAAACCAGCGGGCGTTGGCGATTATTGGGGCGAGTGGCAAGGCTGAGGTTGAGATTGTTGGGGTGAAGGTCGAGCCGGCGGTGATTCGGTTGGGGGAGAAAATCACCCTGTCGTTTGCGGTGAAATCCACGGTGGCGGAGAGTCAGCGGTTGGTGATTGATTATGCGATTGATTACGTCAAAGCCAATGGCAGCACTTCGGCGAAGGTGTTCAAGCTTAAGGCGTTGACGTTGGCTGGCAAGGCGACTGAACGGGTCAGCCGTGGTCAACAGATCAAGGAGCTCACCACTAGGAAGCACTACGTAGGCAATCACGCAGTGCACATTCTGGTGAATGGCGAACGCCTAGCCAGCACCTCTTTCGAAATTCTTGCCTGA
- a CDS encoding MurR/RpiR family transcriptional regulator, with protein sequence MSRTDQPATTESTPDSDLVSPPINAERLLQLITNEYESLPRQLKRIASYMSQQSDRIMVDRISDIARECEVHPSAIVRFSQRFGFSGFSEMQALFREAYTHKTTPVQNYQQRIRSMIANKSQKASGGDLARECIDATLSGIERLGQELDDEAFDKAVDLVVNADNIYVVGVRRSFAVADYLVYNLQHTNKRIHLVSGLGGSYREQMRSVRANDLVIAISFTPYGKETQHCLRIAQHNQAKTLIITDSNLSPLAKRANTVLLVNEGSSFAFRSLSATLCLCQALFIAVAYRLELKVDEIHEQVGFED encoded by the coding sequence ATGTCCCGCACCGATCAGCCGGCTACGACCGAGAGCACGCCCGACAGCGATCTCGTCAGCCCCCCGATCAATGCCGAGCGTCTGCTGCAGCTGATCACCAACGAATACGAAAGCCTGCCGCGCCAGCTCAAACGCATCGCCAGCTACATGAGCCAGCAAAGCGACCGGATCATGGTCGACCGCATCAGCGACATCGCCCGCGAGTGCGAAGTGCACCCGTCGGCCATCGTGCGGTTCTCCCAGCGCTTCGGGTTCAGCGGTTTCAGCGAAATGCAGGCCCTGTTCCGCGAGGCGTACACGCACAAAACCACGCCGGTGCAGAACTACCAGCAGCGCATTCGCAGCATGATCGCCAACAAATCGCAGAAAGCCAGCGGCGGCGACCTCGCCCGCGAATGCATCGACGCGACCCTGTCCGGCATCGAGCGACTGGGGCAAGAGCTCGATGACGAAGCCTTCGACAAAGCCGTGGACCTGGTGGTCAATGCCGACAACATCTACGTGGTCGGCGTGCGCCGCTCGTTCGCCGTGGCCGATTACCTGGTCTACAACCTGCAACACACCAACAAACGCATCCATCTGGTCTCCGGCCTCGGCGGCAGCTACCGCGAGCAGATGCGCAGCGTGCGCGCCAATGACTTGGTCATCGCCATCAGCTTCACCCCGTACGGCAAAGAAACCCAACACTGCCTGCGCATCGCCCAGCACAACCAGGCGAAAACCCTGATCATCACCGACAGCAACCTCTCGCCGCTGGCCAAACGCGCCAACACCGTGCTGCTGGTCAATGAAGGCAGCTCGTTCGCCTTCCGCTCGTTGAGCGCGACCTTGTGCCTGTGCCAGGCGCTGTTCATCGCCGTGGCCTATCGCCTGGAACTGAAGGTCGACGAGATTCACGAACAGGTCGGTTTCGAGGATTAG
- a CDS encoding LLM class oxidoreductase: protein MTTATHFSPPAQPATLPTAHPSLERHPGFQRLFKPQALTIGLILPLETHPGRPAPTMRDHVEMAQRAEALGFGALWMRDIPFYDPDYGDVAQIFEPLVYIGYLAAATRSIVLGTTGIVLPTRDPMYLAKQATSLDQLSEGRLVLGLSSGDRYSDYPMLGIDYESRGDRYRDAFSVFRTLIEQSFPRFRSERFGGSHGNLDLVPKAPYGRVPSIAVGQAQQSVEWLAQHLDGYLAGVQSPERLPSLGETWHAAVQEAENRNAFKPLGLGGYFDLSDNPDQPFQRIQGGFRAGRNGLRNYLEHAQSAGVSHIALNPKVSRQPYGEILDELGEYVLPYFPSHA, encoded by the coding sequence ATGACTACCGCCACCCACTTCTCGCCGCCAGCTCAACCGGCCACTTTACCGACCGCCCATCCTTCGCTTGAGCGCCATCCCGGGTTTCAACGCTTGTTTAAACCGCAGGCGCTCACGATTGGCCTGATTTTGCCCCTCGAAACCCACCCGGGCAGACCGGCGCCGACCATGCGTGATCACGTGGAGATGGCGCAACGCGCCGAAGCGCTGGGCTTTGGTGCCTTGTGGATGCGCGACATACCTTTCTACGACCCGGATTATGGCGATGTGGCGCAGATCTTTGAGCCGCTGGTCTACATCGGTTACCTGGCCGCCGCCACCCGCAGCATTGTCCTGGGCACCACGGGTATTGTGCTGCCGACCCGTGATCCGATGTATCTGGCCAAGCAAGCGACGTCCCTCGATCAACTCAGTGAAGGTCGACTGGTGTTGGGGCTGTCCTCGGGTGATCGATACAGTGATTACCCGATGCTGGGCATCGATTATGAATCCCGTGGCGATCGCTACCGTGACGCCTTTTCGGTGTTTCGAACCCTGATCGAGCAGAGCTTTCCGCGTTTTCGCTCCGAGCGATTCGGTGGCTCACACGGAAACCTGGACCTGGTGCCGAAGGCGCCGTATGGCCGCGTCCCGTCAATTGCTGTCGGCCAGGCGCAACAGAGCGTTGAATGGTTGGCTCAGCATCTTGATGGCTATCTTGCCGGCGTCCAAAGCCCGGAGCGGTTGCCATCGTTGGGAGAGACCTGGCACGCCGCCGTGCAGGAGGCAGAGAACCGCAACGCTTTCAAACCGTTGGGCCTGGGCGGCTATTTCGACCTCAGCGACAACCCGGATCAGCCATTCCAGCGCATCCAGGGTGGCTTCCGGGCAGGGCGCAATGGTCTGCGCAATTACCTGGAGCACGCGCAATCTGCCGGTGTCTCGCATATCGCGCTCAACCCCAAGGTCAGCCGTCAACCCTATGGCGAAATCCTCGATGAACTCGGCGAGTACGTTCTGCCGTACTTCCCGTCACATGCCTGA
- a CDS encoding P-loop ATPase, Sll1717 family — translation MNIDTGFFAYASYPADIGQVIENAMESVGKHNKAVSVDTWKALDIAGHFIAGEVLGGIDGADFFLADISILNFNVTYEIGYAIGKSKRVLLVKNKSLAPQGEKISDVGIFDTLGYREYQNSAELISIVNSANFTKPIEISNTPNVKAPIYLLDTPFKTDWSTRIISRIKKAGFIFRNFDPNEMPRLSAYDAISQVSQSHGVVVPLLSSNSAGHQIHNLRAAFIAGLADGMGKALSILQAGDDPVPLDYRDFVHVTYHPDDVNQAIELFASEVTQAFQKLEPSSSKQERSFLKKLNLGATSAENEMRDLDKYYLETDQFLKSLRGEAHLVVGRKGSGKSAIFLQIRDGERDKNRNKNIVLDLKPDGYKLIKFKERILSFLEEGTYQHTVTAFWEYVLLLEICYKILEKDKTRHIHDHRLYDGYRELSELFHSEGYDYQGDFSERMSVLMERIYSEYQSKFGEASKVSLSSSQVTELIYTHDVKQLKTKLGSYLENKELLWLLFDNLDNGWPTSGLQHEDLLIIRALIEATRKIERQFSRSNFNVKTVVFLRNDVYELLVKETSDRGKEASVVLDWTDPDLLRELVRLRIISNGLDSGLDFKNAWLRVFTSHFRGEETSQYLIDRSLMRPRFLLNLINHCKSFAINLNHDLVESADIEKGVAAYSSDLLRDIGYELRDISKETESVLYAFIASPSELSEAEVTETLVASGLDLPQAISVMDLLLWYGFLGIRINSDEPKFIYDFNYNKTLMDGVKRKSKQAVNLVINQAFWPALMIE, via the coding sequence GTGAACATTGACACTGGTTTTTTTGCCTATGCATCTTATCCCGCAGATATTGGACAAGTTATTGAAAACGCTATGGAAAGCGTTGGTAAACATAATAAAGCTGTATCGGTTGATACCTGGAAAGCCCTTGATATTGCAGGGCATTTCATAGCCGGAGAAGTCTTAGGTGGGATAGATGGCGCAGATTTCTTTCTGGCTGATATTTCAATATTGAACTTCAATGTTACATATGAGATCGGGTATGCAATCGGTAAGTCGAAAAGAGTGCTGCTCGTTAAGAACAAAAGCTTGGCACCTCAAGGGGAGAAAATTTCTGACGTTGGAATATTTGACACTCTAGGATATCGGGAATATCAGAACTCTGCTGAACTGATCAGTATTGTTAACAGTGCAAATTTTACAAAACCAATTGAAATTTCAAATACACCAAATGTTAAAGCCCCGATTTATTTGTTAGATACTCCATTCAAGACGGATTGGTCAACTAGGATAATTTCAAGAATAAAAAAAGCGGGTTTTATATTTAGAAATTTTGACCCAAATGAAATGCCGCGCCTTTCAGCATACGATGCGATATCACAAGTGTCTCAGTCGCACGGTGTAGTAGTTCCACTTCTTTCTTCAAATTCTGCGGGCCATCAAATTCATAATCTACGAGCAGCATTCATCGCCGGCTTAGCTGATGGAATGGGAAAAGCTCTCAGCATTTTGCAAGCTGGTGATGACCCTGTCCCTCTGGACTATAGAGATTTTGTACACGTTACCTATCATCCTGATGATGTTAATCAAGCAATCGAACTCTTCGCTAGCGAGGTGACTCAGGCCTTTCAAAAGCTTGAGCCAAGTAGTAGTAAACAAGAGCGATCATTTCTTAAAAAGTTAAATCTTGGCGCTACCTCCGCAGAAAATGAAATGCGTGATCTAGATAAATATTATTTAGAGACTGATCAGTTTTTAAAGTCTTTAAGGGGTGAGGCCCATCTCGTAGTTGGAAGAAAGGGATCAGGAAAATCCGCGATTTTTCTGCAGATTCGAGACGGTGAACGCGATAAAAATCGAAACAAGAATATTGTTCTTGACTTGAAACCGGATGGTTACAAGCTAATAAAATTTAAAGAAAGGATACTTAGTTTTCTCGAAGAAGGTACATACCAGCACACGGTTACGGCGTTTTGGGAATATGTGCTCTTACTAGAGATTTGTTACAAGATTCTAGAAAAAGATAAAACACGACACATTCATGACCACCGCCTTTACGATGGCTACCGTGAGTTATCAGAACTATTTCATTCTGAAGGGTACGACTATCAAGGCGATTTTTCAGAGCGTATGTCTGTTTTGATGGAGCGAATATATTCGGAATACCAATCAAAATTTGGAGAGGCGAGCAAAGTCAGCTTGTCATCTTCTCAGGTCACCGAGCTTATATATACTCATGATGTTAAGCAACTCAAAACTAAACTTGGCTCCTATTTGGAAAACAAAGAGCTTCTGTGGCTGCTTTTTGATAATCTCGATAATGGCTGGCCAACCTCAGGCCTCCAGCATGAAGACCTTCTAATAATTAGAGCATTAATTGAGGCCACTAGAAAAATAGAAAGACAATTCAGTCGGTCGAACTTTAATGTTAAGACAGTAGTATTCTTAAGAAATGATGTATATGAGCTCCTTGTTAAGGAGACATCAGATCGTGGCAAAGAAGCAAGCGTAGTGCTCGACTGGACAGATCCTGATTTGCTTCGAGAGTTGGTGCGATTACGTATTATTTCTAATGGTCTTGATAGTGGGCTGGACTTCAAAAATGCCTGGCTACGTGTATTTACAAGTCATTTCAGAGGAGAAGAAACATCGCAATATCTAATAGATAGGTCACTGATGCGCCCTCGTTTTTTGTTGAATCTAATCAATCACTGTAAAAGTTTTGCCATTAATTTAAATCATGACCTGGTAGAAAGTGCGGATATAGAAAAAGGAGTTGCAGCCTACTCCTCCGATCTCCTTCGAGATATCGGATACGAGTTAAGGGATATTTCAAAGGAAACAGAGAGTGTGCTGTATGCCTTTATTGCTTCTCCCTCTGAACTTAGCGAAGCAGAAGTGACGGAGACCCTCGTAGCGTCTGGGCTTGATTTGCCGCAGGCAATTAGCGTAATGGACTTATTACTTTGGTACGGATTTCTAGGGATTAGAATAAACTCCGATGAACCTAAATTCATATATGACTTCAATTACAACAAGACATTGATGGATGGAGTAAAGCGCAAGTCGAAACAAGCCGTTAACCTGGTGATTAATCAAGCTTTTTGGCCAGCATTGATGATTGAATGA
- a CDS encoding glutathione S-transferase, with amino-acid sequence MKLIGMLDSPYVRRVAISAKHLGIDLEHESVSVFRHFEHFQQINPVVKAPTLVLDDGEVLIDSTLIIDYLEALAGPGKSLMPGDLKQRLRAWRLIGLGLAACEKSVQLYYERNLRPAEIQYQPWVERVEGQLAAAYSALERELEKQPLANGALIEQDGITLAVAWSFTNLVTPDQVDATRFPRIAEFTAQAEKLEAFISTPIT; translated from the coding sequence ATGAAACTGATCGGCATGCTGGATTCGCCCTACGTGCGGCGCGTGGCCATTTCCGCTAAGCATTTGGGCATCGACCTGGAGCACGAGTCGGTTTCCGTGTTCCGCCACTTCGAGCACTTCCAGCAGATCAACCCCGTGGTCAAGGCCCCGACCCTGGTGCTGGACGACGGCGAAGTGTTGATCGACTCGACACTGATCATCGACTACCTCGAAGCCTTGGCCGGTCCCGGCAAAAGCCTGATGCCCGGCGACCTTAAGCAGCGACTGCGCGCATGGCGTCTGATCGGGCTCGGGTTGGCAGCGTGCGAAAAGTCCGTTCAGCTTTACTACGAACGCAACCTGCGCCCCGCCGAGATTCAATACCAGCCTTGGGTTGAGCGGGTCGAAGGCCAACTCGCCGCAGCCTATTCAGCGCTTGAACGCGAACTGGAAAAACAGCCTCTGGCAAACGGTGCCTTGATCGAACAAGACGGCATCACCCTCGCCGTCGCCTGGAGCTTCACCAACCTGGTGACACCGGATCAAGTCGATGCCACACGCTTCCCGCGTATAGCCGAATTCACCGCGCAGGCAGAAAAGCTTGAGGCTTTCATCAGTACCCCGATAACCTGA